The following are from one region of the Jeongeupia sp. USM3 genome:
- a CDS encoding autotransporter outer membrane beta-barrel domain-containing protein, with product MWIGGALNFGRRDAETGQDKFRFSTDGISVGGDYRVNDLLSVGVGGGVARDVSDIGDNGSKSEGRSGVVAIYGSVRPAESLFVDGMLGYGWLNFDVDRYITGNGRFASGSRDGNQLFGLLAAGYEYRNGTWLVSPYGRVDLMSATLDAYTESAAGLSALSYGEQTVRMTTGKLGLRGETSFDVSVGRLTPRMRIEYQHQFEGGDDARMGYADLAAYGLGYVAHLVPMAQNQWIIEVGGKLALRDELTLSLDYSSTLNNSSGYEQAIRLMLGMPF from the coding sequence ATCTGGATCGGTGGCGCGCTCAACTTCGGCCGACGCGATGCGGAAACCGGCCAGGACAAGTTCCGCTTCAGCACCGACGGCATCAGCGTCGGTGGCGACTATCGCGTCAACGATCTGTTGTCGGTCGGGGTTGGCGGTGGCGTTGCCCGTGACGTCAGCGATATCGGCGACAACGGTTCGAAGAGTGAAGGCCGCAGCGGCGTGGTGGCGATCTACGGCAGTGTGCGCCCGGCCGAGTCGCTGTTCGTCGACGGCATGCTCGGTTACGGCTGGCTGAACTTCGACGTGGACCGCTACATCACCGGCAACGGTCGCTTTGCCTCGGGCTCGCGTGACGGTAACCAGCTGTTCGGTCTGCTCGCCGCCGGTTACGAGTACCGCAACGGTACGTGGCTGGTCTCGCCGTATGGCCGGGTCGACCTGATGTCGGCGACGCTCGATGCCTACACCGAGTCGGCAGCCGGGCTGAGCGCGCTGAGCTATGGCGAGCAGACCGTGCGGATGACGACAGGCAAGCTTGGCCTGCGTGGCGAAACGAGCTTCGATGTCTCGGTGGGCAGGCTTACGCCGCGGATGCGGATCGAGTACCAGCACCAGTTCGAAGGCGGCGACGATGCCCGCATGGGCTACGCGGACCTCGCCGCCTATGGCCTCGGTTATGTCGCCCATCTGGTGCCGATGGCGCAGAACCAGTGGATCATCGAGGTCGGTGGCAAGCTGGCGCTGCGTGACGAACTGACGCTGTCGCTCGACTACAGCAGCACGCTCAACAACAGCTCGGGCTACGAGCAGGCGATCCGGCTGATGCTGGGCATGCCGTTCTGA
- a CDS encoding spore coat U domain-containing protein has protein sequence MLSGLATPVCHAVFLGSCSVPPVAVNLGPYSPLAGSALTAQSTLTLNCNAGVSLNASVGISFSGGLSGNALTRSLKQGGHSLAYNLYTSNLYTEILGDGSGGTSRLTGTIQVQQLFSSTQSWTIYARLPAGQVVPAGAYADNVSITVTID, from the coding sequence ATGCTGTCCGGACTCGCGACGCCGGTGTGTCATGCGGTCTTTCTTGGCAGTTGCTCGGTGCCGCCGGTGGCTGTCAATTTGGGCCCCTATTCTCCGCTGGCTGGCAGCGCCCTGACCGCGCAATCGACGCTGACGCTCAACTGCAACGCCGGTGTCTCCCTGAATGCCTCGGTGGGCATCTCGTTCAGCGGCGGGCTGAGCGGCAATGCGCTGACACGCAGCCTGAAGCAGGGAGGACATTCGCTGGCTTACAACCTCTACACCAGCAATCTGTACACCGAGATTCTTGGTGACGGCAGCGGCGGTACCAGCAGGCTGACCGGTACCATCCAGGTCCAGCAGCTCTTTTCCAGTACACAAAGCTGGACGATCTACGCCAGGCTGCCCGCCGGGCAAGTGGTTCCGGCCGGCGCGTATGCGGACAACGTGTCCATCACCGTGACCATCGACTGA